The following is a genomic window from Aquila chrysaetos chrysaetos chromosome 2, bAquChr1.4, whole genome shotgun sequence.
CTGtttgaaaaggcagaggaaaacagctttcagaaattGACGGAATCTGTGACtgatataatttaaatttttttttatccagaaAGTGACCCAAAAGTGTCAGTTAAGAATAAGATCTCTGGCATCCCACCCTGTGGATTAGCAGCAAACAGGCGTATCATCTAGGTACAGTAGCTCTTTGTACTCTGACCTAGTTGTTTCTGTTCTGGCGTGTTCCTTCTTGAAAGGTTATTTGGAAGAGATGCAGAATTTGCTCAACAAACAGCTAAAGCAGTATCACCTGCCATGTGAAGTGCTTCTGTTTAAAATGGACCCTAGCACAACAGGACTGCCAACACCTGAAACTGTCTGCTGTGCTGCATAGTCAGAATGGATGCTCAAAACATGTAAGATGGTTTATTCTGGAGGATGCTTTTCCCAAGGAAGTGTTAAGAGTGCCTTGTCTGGGATGAGACCGGTATTTCTGGAGTGTTCTAGTGAATTCAGCTTGATCATACTATTTTTATACGGTTAGCAATTAATTGTCGCTGTTGTCCTGTATATAGCTCCATTGGTCTTGTGTTGTGTGCATGCATAACTATTAActtagctgtgttttctttttccttagataTTTCCAGAAAGTGCCTCAAGGAATCTTCCTTATGTAGAAAAACCCTACAAGAAAGACAGTGTGGTTTCTGGCAACTTGTGAAGCTAAGCTGTCAAAATGGCGGAAAATAAGGACAGTAATATTAAAAACGCAGATGTGAGACCCAAAAGCAGCCGGAGCAGAAGCGCAGACAGAAAGGATGGTTACGTCTGGAGTGGAAAGAAGCTCTCCTGGTCAAAAAAGAGTGAGCATTGTTCTGACACTGAAACAGCAAGTGCTGCAGGAAGATCAGGGACTAATTTAAGGAGCCAAGAGAGGAAGTATAGCTGTTCGTCTATCGAGCTGGATCTAGACCATTCGTGCGGTCACAGGTTTTTAGGCCGCTCTCTCAAACAGAAGCTGCAAGATGCTGTGGGTCAGTGCTTTCCCATAAAGAATTGTAGCAGCCGGCACACCTCAGGACTgccatcaaaaagaaaaattcatatCAGTGAGTTAATGCTAGATAAGTGTCCTTTCCCTCCACGCTCGGAGCTAGCTTTTCGGTGGCACTTGATCAAAAGACACACAGCCCCTATAAGCCCAAAAGCGGAGGACTGGATAATTGCTGACTTATCCCAGCATGAGGAAAGGGAGGATCAGCTGCGAGACGATGAGATTGCCAACGGGGGAATGGACTCTCCCTCCCAGTCCTGCGACTTCACTGACAGCGGTTCCTCTAGGGGTGATTCGAGGTCTGAGTTGGTTACAGGTAAGGTGGTAAGGAGCAGTAAAGATGAGAGCGATATGGACTCTGACGATGAAGTTATAACACTGTGCACAAGttctagaaaaagaaacaagcccAAATGGGAAACGGATGATGAGCTGCTACGGATGGAAACACCTCCGAAATACCATACGCAGATTGATTATGTCCACTGCCTAGTCCCAGACCTCCTCCAGATCAATAACAATCCCTGCTACTGGGGAGTCATGGATAAATATGCAGCTGAGGCGCTGCTAGAAGGAAAGCCAGAGGGAACATTTTTGTTACGAGATTCTGCCCAAGAAGactatttgttttctgtgagctTCAGGCGCTACAGTCGTTCCCTCCACGCGCGAATAGAGCAGTGGAATCACAACTTCAGCTTTGATGCCCATGATCCTTGCGTCTTCCATTCTCCTGACATCACGGGACTCCTAGAGCACTACAAAGATCCAAGTTCCTGTATGTTCTTTGAACCACTTTTATCCACTCCGCTAAACaggacttttcctttttctcttcaacaTATATGTAGAACGGTTATTTGTAACTGTACAACTTATGATGGTATTGATGCACTTCCCATTCCTCCATCGGTGAAGCTGTATCTGAAGGAATATCATTATAAGTCGAAAGTTAGAGTACTCAGGATTGATGTACCAGAGCAGCAAagctagaaaatatttttatgaaagaatGAAATTGTCTCTAAACAGACAGATAGTGTGTTCAGTCTTTCTTCCTTCTagggttctttttttaatagcaatttgatttttttttttctttttctgcagattaTTTACCACCCAAACTAGCCTCTGTCTAAGGCTTTTTTATCCAAATGTACTTTGAGTCTCCCAGCTCtcttttttagaaattatattCATTGTGGGCTTTTGGTACTGTTCCCAGACTAGAGTTTTATGGAATTACAGGTAGACTTTCTGGTATTTCTATAGATGGATAGTCTTTAGATCTAAAAACCctaaaaaatcagttttgaacTTGATCTGTCTTTTATATTGTATTTACATATGTTGCTGACATGTTTGAAATAATGCACCGTTAACTAAAGATTGActcatctgtattttctgcatttcttttaaaatgagtgcTCTAGCCTCTGTGTGCGTGTATGTATGCCTGTTCAAATCTAATGTACTAAATTCATCAGTCTATTTCTAACATGACTATTCCTAGCAAAATGAAGTTTGAAAGAGGATATGAtctttctataaatacatcagGGGACTAAACAccaaggaggggaaaaacaattCAAGTTAAGGATAACACTCAGTACAGGAACAAACACGTATAAACTGGTCGTGAAAAGATTTTGGTTGGAAAAGAGGAGGGCTCGTCACCGTCAGAGCAGCGGTGTTCTGgaacagcttttcattttgtataaTAGCAGTAAAAAGCAAACTGCTCATAAACTGGGATTTGATCAGTGTCTGGAAGGGATAATGGTATAGTTACTTATGATAGATGGGACTTGGACTTGGTAACTCTATTTCTATGTTACTATTTCATTATATGAAATATCCAGTTTTCACTatgggagctgctgcttctgaaatgatAAGGCATGGAATGGAAGGGTGAGAAGGAagatatttccttaaaaatctgcATATTAAACTATGTGATCTTGCATGGTTGATCCTGAGGTGATAATAACTTTCTTACTTTGTTAGTAGgagggttattttttaaatgaatatagtttaaaaaaaaaaaaaaagtctgcagatttttcttgcaATGTGAAGCATTTGCTCGAGTGGCCTCCTGCCAAACTCCATGTACGGGAAAACCACGCATGGATAATGCTCCTAAAAGCATTACTTACATTACATGGATAGGCAGATCTGCTGCTGAATTATTAGTGAAATCCCAATGAGGCTCAGTGGATCTGGGTTCAGGCAAAAAACTCCGTTGCTTTCCAGGCTGGCCTGGGGGCACagctccaggagctgcaggagtgACCTGCAGTGCTGTTGTCTTCACTTGTGTGTGCTTTATCTCCTCTCCCAAAACTGGACCCAGAACTGCTCTGCCAAAAGTATGTGAGATGATGTAATTTAACTACAACAACCGCactgtttcctctcctttgaTCACAGGGAGCTTTTGTGTCttcttgaaatgcttttgaaactgAGACCCCAAGCCTGTAGAATTACAAATGTGTTTAATTTCATGCATGCAAAATATCTTAGCAAAAATCAGCTATTACCTCTGTGCTTGAGGTTATGTTTGTGTGCAGGCTAGGAGCAGCAGAGGACAGTGCTGTAGAGTCTCGCTCCGAGACTGTAGACTAAGACTAagcaatatttctgtttgaatcATTTAATTTCACCATGTACAGAATCCTATGGATTTGTGGACATCAAATCCATCCTGCAAGCTGGGTACTCAGGAGTTACCAAGGAAGCTTTGCCATGCAACTCCACCGGGGATCTGCTAGCCTGCCCTTGCCCCCTGCCCCGAGCAGAGAAAACCCTTTCCACTAAACTGCTGTCACTGTGATGATGTAAACAGATTTCCAGGGACATCTGCTTAGAGACCGGACCGtttgttttcactgtgttttaaatagGTTTTGAACCAAAGTCTCCAGGGAGAAAATGCTAACACATCAATCTATCACATCGCACATGGATGAATACGCTACAGGACAAACTCTCAGCTGCTATAAATCAGCGTGGCTTTATTGATACACTTATAAGAGCTTATACCAGCTGAGATTCTCCCTCCTCCATATGCAAATGATAATTGTATGACTGATGCCagaaaaattacactttttttggTAATCTTTTCCTTGTGCTGCTTCCATTCAGCTGACATTGCCTTTTgcataaactgtattttatcaAGGACAGCTTCATACTAGTAAATCTATTTT
Proteins encoded in this region:
- the SOCS4 gene encoding suppressor of cytokine signaling 4 is translated as MAENKDSNIKNADVRPKSSRSRSADRKDGYVWSGKKLSWSKKSEHCSDTETASAAGRSGTNLRSQERKYSCSSIELDLDHSCGHRFLGRSLKQKLQDAVGQCFPIKNCSSRHTSGLPSKRKIHISELMLDKCPFPPRSELAFRWHLIKRHTAPISPKAEDWIIADLSQHEEREDQLRDDEIANGGMDSPSQSCDFTDSGSSRGDSRSELVTGKVVRSSKDESDMDSDDEVITLCTSSRKRNKPKWETDDELLRMETPPKYHTQIDYVHCLVPDLLQINNNPCYWGVMDKYAAEALLEGKPEGTFLLRDSAQEDYLFSVSFRRYSRSLHARIEQWNHNFSFDAHDPCVFHSPDITGLLEHYKDPSSCMFFEPLLSTPLNRTFPFSLQHICRTVICNCTTYDGIDALPIPPSVKLYLKEYHYKSKVRVLRIDVPEQQS